Proteins encoded together in one Coffea arabica cultivar ET-39 chromosome 2c, Coffea Arabica ET-39 HiFi, whole genome shotgun sequence window:
- the LOC113730650 gene encoding small ribosomal subunit protein eS17, with protein MGRVRTKTVKKSSRQVIERYYSKMTLDFHTNKKLLQEVAIIPSKRLRNKIAGFSTHLMKRIQKGPVRGISLKLQEEERERRMDFVPDESAIKIDVIEVDKETIEMLTELGMADLPGVVKQAAEPQALPSAPAYGRGGFARRY; from the coding sequence ATGGGTCGTGTACGCACCAAGACAGTGAAGAAGTCCTCTAGGCAGGTGATTGAGCGGTACTACTCCAAAATGACACTGGATTTCCACACAAACAAGAAGTTGTTGCAGGAGGTAGCTATAATTCCTTCAAAGCGTCTCAGGAACAAGATTGCTGGGTTCTCCACCCATCTCATGAAGAGGATTCAGAAGGGTCCTGTTCGAGGTATCTCACTCAAGCTGCAGGAAGAAGAGCGTGAGAGACGCATGGACTTTGTGCCTGATGAATCTGCTATTAAGATTGATGTTATTGAAGTTGACAAGGAGACCATTGAAATGCTCACTGAACTTGGTATGGCTGACCTTCCTGGGGTTGTCAAGCAGGCAGCTGAGCCCCAGGCACTACCTTCTGCTCCTGCATATGGGCGAGGTGGTTTTGCCAGGAGATACTGA
- the LOC140034991 gene encoding pentatricopeptide repeat-containing protein At5g04780, mitochondrial-like, with the protein MKAFRIQRLENLYLKFRHRNLSLAANLTIDELTQEQVRVWDHNNIPILTLQYLVQKCARERTIWEGKSCHAQIIRLGFLADNLTSNMLINMYTKCCDLGHARKVFDEMPHRSLVSWNTLIGGYTQDGNAEEALILFKEMHRDGPYSFSEFTVSGVLCACAAQLALIECKQLHAFALKVSLELNLYVSTALLDVYAKCNFIKDANWIFESMQQRSDVTWTSMVVGYVKNELYEEALLLLRRSLRAGVEYNQFTVSSALSACAALTSLIEGNQVHAVVCKSPFCANVYVASALIDLYAKCGMIEDAHAVFSTTEEKNIVLWNSMVSGFARHGRSLEAMVLFEKMQLSGLQPNEVTYVSVLSSCCHMGLVERGRRYFDMITKEHNLSNNIFHYSCMVDILGRSGLVHEAKDLIDKMPFEATPSMWGSLLASCKVYGNVELAEVAAKYLFEIEPNNAGNHVLLSNVYASRRKWEDVARARTLLKESDAKKVRGKSWIEIKDKVHTFMVGERNHPRIAEIYRRLDDFLEEMNKQGYRGENEHDLHDVEESRKQELLKHHSEKLAFTLGLMCLPPGVPIRIMKNLRICGDCHSFMKMASSITGRIIIVRDNNRFHHFRNGFCSCGEFW; encoded by the coding sequence ATGAAAGCCTTTAGGATCCAAAGGTTAGAGAACCTTTATCTCAAATTTCGTCACCGGAACTTGTCCCTTGCCGCAAATCTTACCATTGACGAGCTAACCCAAGAACAAGTCCGTGTTTGGGATCACAATAATATACCAATCCTGACATTGCAATACCTTGTACAAAAATGCGCAAGGGAAAGAACAATCTGGGAAGGCAAATCTTGCCATGCCCAAATCATCAGGCTGGGTTTTCTAGCAGACAATTTGACTTCTAATATGCTCATCAATATGTATACAAAATGTTGCGACTTGGGTCATGCTCGGAAAgtgttcgatgaaatgccccACAGAAGCCTTGTTTCCTGGAACACCTTGATTGGGGGCTACACCCAGGACGGTAATGCGGAAGAGGCTCTCATCCTTTTCAAGGAGATGCATAGAGATGGGCCGTATTCGTTTAGTGAGTTTACTGTCTCAGGTGTTCTTTGCGCTTGTGCTGCACAGTTGGCCCTGATTGAATGCAAACAACTGCATGCTTTTGCTCTGAAAGTATCACTTGAGTTAAACCTGTACGTCTCTACTGCTCTGCTTGATGTCTATGCTAAATGTAATTTTATAAAGGACGCGAATTGGATATTTGAATCCATGCAACAGAGGAGTGATGTTACTTGGACTTCAATGGTTGTAGGTTATGTCAAAAATGAGCTTTATGAGGAGGCTTTGTTATTGTTGCGAAGATCACTAAGAGCTGGCGTGGAGTATAACCAGTTTACTGTGTCTTCGGCACTGTCTGCTTGTGCAGCATTGACCTCTTTGATAGAAGGGAATCAAGTTCATGCAGTAGTGTGTAAGAGCCCCTTTTGTGCAAACGTTTATGTGGCCTCCGCTCTTATTGACTTGTATGCGAAATGTGGGATGATTGAAGATGCTCATGCTGTGTTCTCAACTACAGAAGAGAAGAATATCGTATTGTGGAATTCTATGGTTTCAGGATTCGCTAGGCATGGTAGATCTCTAGAGGCTATGGTATTGTTTGAGAAAATGCAGCTGAGTGGCTTGCAGCCCAATGAGGTTACATACGTTTCTGTGCTGTCTTCTTGTTGCCATATGGGCTTAGTTGAAAGGGGGCGAAGATACTTTGACATGATTACCAAAGAGCATAATCTCTCTAACAATATCTTCCATTATTCGTGCATGGTCGATATTCTTGGTCGGAGTGGTCTTGTTCATGAAGCTAAGGATTTAATAGACAAAATGCCATTTGAGGCTACCCCCTCCATGTGGGGATCACTTTTGGCATCCTGCAAAGTGTATGGAAATGTTGAGCTAGCTGAAGTGGCAGCTAAATATTTGTTTGAGATTGAACCAAATAATGCAGGAAATCATGTCTTGCTTTCAAATGTTTATGCGTCCAGGAGAAAGTGGGAGGATGTTGCACGTGCAAGGACACTTCTCAAGGAAAGTGATGCAAAGAAAGTAAGGGGCAAGAGTTGGATCGAAATCAAGGACAAAGTTCATACATTTATGGTTGGAGAGAGAAACCATCCAAGAATCGCTGAAATTTATAGGAGGTTGGATGATTTTCTAGAAGAAATGAACAAGCAGGGCTATAGAGGTGAAAATGAACATGATCTGCATGATGTGGAAGAGAGCAGAAAGCAGGAATTGCTGAAGCACCACAGTGAGAAACTAGCTTTCACATTAGGGTTAATGTGCTTACCTCCTGGTGTACCGATAAGAATTATGAAGAACCTTAGAATATGTGGTGATTGCCATTCTTTTATGAAGATGGCATCAAGTATCACGGGAAGGATAATCATTGTCAGGGATAATAATCGTTTTCACCATTTCAGAAATGGATTCTGTTCTTGTGGTGAATTCTGGTAA
- the LOC140034992 gene encoding cationic amino acid transporter 6, chloroplastic-like isoform X1 — protein sequence MVQMENHDTSSTTTTTTTSSSFSSFKTYFHALSDTPHRLARRACSVSTSFEETSRVRAMSGTDMKRTLRWYDLVGFGVGGMVGAGVFVTTGTASRRYAGPSVVLSYAIAGLCALLSAFCYTEFAVDMPVAGGAFSYIRVTFGEFLAFLTGANLIIDYVLSNAAVARSFTTYFATAIGVSTKLRITVHFLPKGFNEIDILAVALVLIITLVICYSTRESSLLNMVLTVLHIMFIVFVILMGFWRGEWKNFSEPGNPKHPGGFFPFGASGVFNGAAMVYLSYIGYDAVSTMAEEVRNPVRDIPVGVSGSVILVTVLYCLMAASMSLLLPYDMIDPEAPFSGAFRGGSDGWEWASNVIGVGASFGILTSLLVAMLGQARYMCVIGRSRVVPAWFAKVHPRTCTPVNASAFLGIFTAAIALFTDLNILLNLVSIGTLFVFYMVANAVIYRRYVSVGTTNPWPTLSFLFCFSLTSIIFTVVWQFAPPGKPKAFILGACTAIAIGVLQVFHRTVPEARKPEFWGVPLMPWIPSISIFLNIFLLGSLDRPSYVRFGFFSALAVLVYLLYSVHASFDAEEDGKLSHNNGENVKESIETEDHKLEV from the exons ATGGTCCAAATGGAGAACCATGACACCTCCTCcacaaccaccaccaccaccacctcctcctcttTCTCCAGCTTCAAAACTTATTTTCATGCACTCTCCGACACGCCCCACCGGCTGGCCCGCCGAGCCTGTTCCGTTTCGACATCTTTCGAAGAAACCAGCCGCGTCCGAGCCATGTCTGGCACGGACATGAAGAGGACCCTTAGATGGTATGACCTTGTCGGCTTTGGGGTCGGCGGTATGGTCGGTGCCGGAGTCTTTGTCACCACCGGCACCGCCAGCCGACGTTACGCCGGCCCTTCTGTTGTCCTCTCCTACGCCATTGCCGGCCTCTGCGCCCTCCTTTCAGCTTTCTGCTACACTGAGTTCGCCGTTGACATGCCCGTCGCCGGCGGGGCTTTTAGTTACATCCGCGTCACTTTTG GTGAATTTTTGGCTTTTTTGACGGGGGCTAATTTGATTATAGACTACGTATTATCAAATGCTGCCGTGGCTAGGAGTTTCACAACATACTTTGCTACAGCTATTGGTGTATCGACGAAGCTGAGAATAACAGTCCATTTTCTTCCGAAAGGTTTTAATGAGATTGACATTTTAGCGGTGGCCCTCGTCTTGATTATCACCTTAGTCATCTGTTACAG TACGAGGGAGAGCTCATTGCTGAATATGGTGCTGACGGTGCTGCATATAATGTTTATAGTGTTTGTGATATTGATGGGGTTTTGGAGGGGGGAATGGAAGAATTTTAGCGAGCCAGGGAACCCGAAACATCCTGGTGGGTTTTTCCCATTTGGAGCATCAGGGGTTTTCAACGGGGCTGCCATGGTCTACCTAAGCTATATCGGGTATGATGCAGTTTCAACAATGGCTGAAGAGGTCAGAAATCCGGTTAGGGATATCCCTGTTGGGGTCTCGGGATCCGTGATCCTCGTGACGGTTCTTTACTGCTTGATGGCTGCCTCAATGTCCCTGCTTCTCCCTTATGACATG ATTGATCCCGAGGCGCCGTTTTCAGGGGCATTTAGGGGAGGATCAGACGGTTGGGAATGGGCATCGAATGTGATAGGGGTGGGGGCCAGCTTTGGGATATTGACGTCGCTGTTGGTGGCTATGTTGGGTCAAGCTCGGTACATGTGTGTGATCGGACGGTCCAGAGTTGTCCCTGCATGGTTCGCTAAGGTCCATCCTAGGACTTGTACGCCTGTCAACGCCTCAGCTTTTCTTG GGATCTTTACAGCGGCTATTGCCCTTTTCACGGACTTGAATATACTCCTGAACCTTGTGTCCATTGGCACGCTCTTTGTCTTCTATATGGTTGCAAACGCTGTAATCTACCGGCGCTATGTTTCTGTCGGAACAACTAATCCATGGCCGACCCTTTCCTTCCTGTTTTGCTTCTCACTCACGTCCATCATATTCACCGTCGTGTGGCAATTCGCACCCCCGGGAAAGCCGAAAGCCTTCATACTCGGTGCCTGCACTGCTATTGCTATTGGCGTCCTCCAAGTATTCCATCGCACGGTTCCAGAAGCCAGAAAGCCCGAGTTCTGGGGGGTCCCTTTGATGCCCTGGATACCATCCATATCCATCTTCCTTAACATATTCCTGTTGGGTTCTCTTGATAGACCGTCCTACGTGAGATTCGGATTCTTTTCCGCACTCGCAGTTCTTGTTTACCTTCTATATAGCGTCCATGCTAGCTTTGACGCTGAGGAAGATGGGAAGCTCAGTCATAACAACGGTGAAAATGTGAAGGAATCTATTGAAACGGAGGACCACAAACTTGAAGTAtaa
- the LOC140034992 gene encoding cationic amino acid transporter 6, chloroplastic-like isoform X2 — MVQMENHDTSSTTTTTTTSSSFSSFKTYFHALSDTPHRLARRACSVSTSFEETSRVRAMSGTDMKRTLRWYDLVGFGVGGMVGAGVFVTTGTASRRYAGPSVVLSYAIAGLCALLSAFCYTEFAVDMPVAGGAFSYIRVTFGEFLAFLTGANLIIDYVLSNAAVARSFTTYFATAIGVSTKLRITVHFLPKGFNEIDILAVALVLIITLVICYSTRESSLLNMVLTVLHIMFIVFVILMGFWRGEWKNFSEPGNPKHPGGFFPFGASGVFNGAAMVYLSYIGYDAVSTMAEEVRNPVRDIPVGVSGSVILVTVLYCLMAASMSLLLPYDMIDPEAPFSGAFRGGSDGWEWASNVIGVGASFGILTSLLVAMLGQARYMCVIGRSRVVPAWFAKVHPRTCTPVNASAFLAPSMWMLSLVFAGRYDTLLDFIWPSLRFLKVWFIRDLYSGYCPFHGLEYTPEPCVHWHALCLLYGCKRCNLPALCFCRNN; from the exons ATGGTCCAAATGGAGAACCATGACACCTCCTCcacaaccaccaccaccaccacctcctcctcttTCTCCAGCTTCAAAACTTATTTTCATGCACTCTCCGACACGCCCCACCGGCTGGCCCGCCGAGCCTGTTCCGTTTCGACATCTTTCGAAGAAACCAGCCGCGTCCGAGCCATGTCTGGCACGGACATGAAGAGGACCCTTAGATGGTATGACCTTGTCGGCTTTGGGGTCGGCGGTATGGTCGGTGCCGGAGTCTTTGTCACCACCGGCACCGCCAGCCGACGTTACGCCGGCCCTTCTGTTGTCCTCTCCTACGCCATTGCCGGCCTCTGCGCCCTCCTTTCAGCTTTCTGCTACACTGAGTTCGCCGTTGACATGCCCGTCGCCGGCGGGGCTTTTAGTTACATCCGCGTCACTTTTG GTGAATTTTTGGCTTTTTTGACGGGGGCTAATTTGATTATAGACTACGTATTATCAAATGCTGCCGTGGCTAGGAGTTTCACAACATACTTTGCTACAGCTATTGGTGTATCGACGAAGCTGAGAATAACAGTCCATTTTCTTCCGAAAGGTTTTAATGAGATTGACATTTTAGCGGTGGCCCTCGTCTTGATTATCACCTTAGTCATCTGTTACAG TACGAGGGAGAGCTCATTGCTGAATATGGTGCTGACGGTGCTGCATATAATGTTTATAGTGTTTGTGATATTGATGGGGTTTTGGAGGGGGGAATGGAAGAATTTTAGCGAGCCAGGGAACCCGAAACATCCTGGTGGGTTTTTCCCATTTGGAGCATCAGGGGTTTTCAACGGGGCTGCCATGGTCTACCTAAGCTATATCGGGTATGATGCAGTTTCAACAATGGCTGAAGAGGTCAGAAATCCGGTTAGGGATATCCCTGTTGGGGTCTCGGGATCCGTGATCCTCGTGACGGTTCTTTACTGCTTGATGGCTGCCTCAATGTCCCTGCTTCTCCCTTATGACATG ATTGATCCCGAGGCGCCGTTTTCAGGGGCATTTAGGGGAGGATCAGACGGTTGGGAATGGGCATCGAATGTGATAGGGGTGGGGGCCAGCTTTGGGATATTGACGTCGCTGTTGGTGGCTATGTTGGGTCAAGCTCGGTACATGTGTGTGATCGGACGGTCCAGAGTTGTCCCTGCATGGTTCGCTAAGGTCCATCCTAGGACTTGTACGCCTGTCAACGCCTCAGCTTTTCTTG CTCCATCCATGTGGATGCTCTCTCTCGTTTTCGCTGGAAGATATGATACTCTGCTAGATTTCATCTGGCCCAGCCTTCGCTTTCTGAAAGTTTGGTTCATTCG GGATCTTTACAGCGGCTATTGCCCTTTTCACGGACTTGAATATACTCCTGAACCTTGTGTCCATTGGCACGCTCTTTGTCTTCTATATGGTTGCAAACGCTGTAATCTACCGGCGCTATGTTTCTGTCGGAACAACTAA
- the LOC140034992 gene encoding cationic amino acid transporter 6, chloroplastic-like isoform X3 produces MVQMENHDTSSTTTTTTTSSSFSSFKTYFHALSDTPHRLARRACSVSTSFEETSRVRAMSGTDMKRTLRWYDLVGFGVGGMVGAGVFVTTGTASRRYAGPSVVLSYAIAGLCALLSAFCYTEFAVDMPVAGGAFSYIRVTFGEFLAFLTGANLIIDYVLSNAAVARSFTTYFATAIGVSTKLRITVHFLPKGFNEIDILAVALVLIITLVICYSTRESSLLNMVLTVLHIMFIVFVILMGFWRGEWKNFSEPGNPKHPGGFFPFGASGVFNGAAMVYLSYIGYDAVSTMAEEVRNPVRDIPVGVSGSVILVTVLYCLMAASMSLLLPYDMIDPEAPFSGAFRGGSDGWEWASNVIGVGASFGILTSLLVAMLGQARYMCVIGRSRVVPAWFAKVHPRTCTPVNASAFLAPSMWMLSLVFAGRYDTLLDFIWPSLRFLKVWFIR; encoded by the exons ATGGTCCAAATGGAGAACCATGACACCTCCTCcacaaccaccaccaccaccacctcctcctcttTCTCCAGCTTCAAAACTTATTTTCATGCACTCTCCGACACGCCCCACCGGCTGGCCCGCCGAGCCTGTTCCGTTTCGACATCTTTCGAAGAAACCAGCCGCGTCCGAGCCATGTCTGGCACGGACATGAAGAGGACCCTTAGATGGTATGACCTTGTCGGCTTTGGGGTCGGCGGTATGGTCGGTGCCGGAGTCTTTGTCACCACCGGCACCGCCAGCCGACGTTACGCCGGCCCTTCTGTTGTCCTCTCCTACGCCATTGCCGGCCTCTGCGCCCTCCTTTCAGCTTTCTGCTACACTGAGTTCGCCGTTGACATGCCCGTCGCCGGCGGGGCTTTTAGTTACATCCGCGTCACTTTTG GTGAATTTTTGGCTTTTTTGACGGGGGCTAATTTGATTATAGACTACGTATTATCAAATGCTGCCGTGGCTAGGAGTTTCACAACATACTTTGCTACAGCTATTGGTGTATCGACGAAGCTGAGAATAACAGTCCATTTTCTTCCGAAAGGTTTTAATGAGATTGACATTTTAGCGGTGGCCCTCGTCTTGATTATCACCTTAGTCATCTGTTACAG TACGAGGGAGAGCTCATTGCTGAATATGGTGCTGACGGTGCTGCATATAATGTTTATAGTGTTTGTGATATTGATGGGGTTTTGGAGGGGGGAATGGAAGAATTTTAGCGAGCCAGGGAACCCGAAACATCCTGGTGGGTTTTTCCCATTTGGAGCATCAGGGGTTTTCAACGGGGCTGCCATGGTCTACCTAAGCTATATCGGGTATGATGCAGTTTCAACAATGGCTGAAGAGGTCAGAAATCCGGTTAGGGATATCCCTGTTGGGGTCTCGGGATCCGTGATCCTCGTGACGGTTCTTTACTGCTTGATGGCTGCCTCAATGTCCCTGCTTCTCCCTTATGACATG ATTGATCCCGAGGCGCCGTTTTCAGGGGCATTTAGGGGAGGATCAGACGGTTGGGAATGGGCATCGAATGTGATAGGGGTGGGGGCCAGCTTTGGGATATTGACGTCGCTGTTGGTGGCTATGTTGGGTCAAGCTCGGTACATGTGTGTGATCGGACGGTCCAGAGTTGTCCCTGCATGGTTCGCTAAGGTCCATCCTAGGACTTGTACGCCTGTCAACGCCTCAGCTTTTCTTG CTCCATCCATGTGGATGCTCTCTCTCGTTTTCGCTGGAAGATATGATACTCTGCTAGATTTCATCTGGCCCAGCCTTCGCTTTCTGAAAGTTTGGTTCATTCGGTAG